From the genome of Clavelina lepadiformis chromosome 2, kaClaLepa1.1, whole genome shotgun sequence:
AATGTGTTGGTTAACTCTCCGTAATTTAGACTTTTTCCAATTGAAACTATGTCTTTTCAATGTTAATCTCAATTTATATATGCTTTTAAATTAAGTGTGCCACGCTAAAGTCCATTGGTCATCGTACAAacgcaaaaacattttttttcccGAAATTTGTTTGCGAGGAGACTACATTTACATTAATCTCTCTTCTATCATAATGAAATCGATAAAATCAAGCGTCAATCGTTAAATATTCGATCATTGAAATTTAGGTCGAAACTTTTCTTCGCCCGTGGTGAGTTTGCTACGTCATCATATCGACTAAGGTGCTTTCATGGTTCTGATTTCGTCCATAAGAAAATAAGCATAATGCTTTGCTCACTATGCCTTGACAACGGCCCAAAAAATAGTTAGTCTTTGGCAAAACGTAAACACTTTCTTACCCATGAGTGGCATAATCGGCCACCAATATTGCTGGTAGAATTTCACCCACAGCGTAAGGCGTAAGCCTATGGAGCTTTTTACCTCTGAAAAAGATATGTGACATTATTATTCTCTCATTTACGTTAGAAACGTGCCTCCGCGTTGATAAGCATTGACTATAATCTCGATTTTATTCTTCAAAATTTCAACgcattaaaatcaaaattatatCCACGAAGTTACCTCCTAAATTTAGCGAAAAAACGCAACTGTTTACGGAAAAACGTGCATACTGCTTGATAGTTACGTCGCAAATCAATTATTCATGTGACTTAATTGATGCGCTCGGTACCTAATACGTTTCCAGTTGGACATGTGTGTTACAAACATTCAAATAATGTAGTTGTGGTGAGCATATGCGTAATGGTGTCAGGTCCGTTGCTCGCAGTATGCTTTCCCATAGCGCCTATCCAAgttgtttaattaattatgaaCCGTCTGACCAAAGCGACCGCCTCTTTTACCAGGGAGGTATTTGCGGAATCGTACAGTTGATAGTTTGCGAACAATGACCCCACTTCTCTGGGGAGTGAAAGCATTTGTCAATTAAAGTGATCACCAACGCAATCACGTTCAATCAAACAGATGCCATCGATTCCTGCGCGTTTTGAGCGAGTTCTTACATGAATATCATTGGAAGAAAATAACTTTGGACCTCTCATTAGACAATAACTCATTTGTTTTCGGAAATTGTTTTCTCATCAACACAAGTGTAAACAACACTTCGAACAAGGTTTCATTAAAGGGGAATCACCTTATTGCTTTTGTATATAAATTCCCGCGGGCAGgatatgaaaacaatttgTGTTTAGAAGTCTTATCCATTATTCTAATTGAACCATATTCAGTCATTATGCTTAGGCTATCTGGACAACAGCAATAACTGACTCAACTACGTTTGTATAAATCAAACCAAGTGTTTACTATCCAGTTTTACCATTTTCTAAGTAGTAACGGAAGTCATTactttaaacatttcaattgtTCAGTTGAAATTTGCTGATCAGCAAAGAATGTATCCTATATTTTGGACACGTATTCAATAGATTACTCTGTTACAAAGGGACATACCATagtctgcaaagaaaaaaataatgcaCTTGTGCTTATATCTGCATTGACACAAAGGTATAACATCTAGTTTTGGTGTTCCAAATTTACCTTGTGTGCTAAAGCTTGATTATGTAACATTATAGTAACCTTCGACCTTTCTCAACCACCGTAAAAGcacaatgtttttgttttgaccCTGATAACAAGGAAACATGACAGGGTTCTTAAAGCAAATTGTGTTTACTTTTATTCATACTGGCTGAAAAAATACTACTTTAAGCTCACTCCCTTTGTATGACGTAAtggttttttaaaactttcatgAATTTTTAAAGACTAGTCTATGATGTGCTTTTAGCTACGAGAGGGTTTACTTGGTTAGTCCTTGGGCACTCAATCATGTCTGTTTTGTAGTTGTACATGTTGCCGTAAACCTACTTGTTTTTCCGGCTGTGTTGTAATCTATCATTATACATCAACAGTGTATTGCATGACTGGGTATAGAAGTATTAGTCACTAAACTGTAGAAATAATTATGCTGTAGCCAAGCAGTAAATATCTGCAACTGCCAATGTTGTATTATAATTTAATCAAGCAATTGATTATCTCCACGAGTTGTTGTTTTCAAAGCAGCTGTTTCTTTCCTGTGgcaatgtatagcgcaaatgtGGATTAAAACTTATTCTAAAAAATTCTCTTGTTTGCTTGTGCATGCTGTTAAAGACTGAgagattatgatgtcataattccTTTTCCACTGTGGCCTTAACATTGACAAGCACAAGGTTACTAAACCTTAAAATTGCTTGTCATTTAAATTATGGCTTGTATAAATTAGTCTTACTCCCCGTGGTACTGTGATGTTGTCAAAacaatctttttatttttatgctggATCACATAAAATTTGGCACTGAGACCCTGACaacttaaaacttttcttttccAACTTGCTTTCTGGATTACACTGGTTTCTagtaaaaattgcattttttgtgttttttctttaGTCGCCGAAGATGATTTGCTCGAGCTCAAGGTGCGACCAAAGCTGGCTGTAGTTGACGAGAAAGGAACCTCATTTCTCACCTGTTCGCATGCAAATTCCATCACAAATGTCAAGTGGCTCGATCCAGatcaaaatgaaattacaTCTGATGCGAAGGTACGTGATGAACATTTATTTCACTCTTTATTGCACTATTTTTGCTCTCATGCGTCTTGAACCGAAATTAATCTAACAACGTTGAATTGGGCATTGGACTCCGTGACGTCCAATGCAAGCGCAGTCCAATGGCTGCTGAGCCTGGACAACATAATGAAATGACGTTGCCTCATGTTCGCAAGAAGAACTGAAAGTAGTGCTTATGCGTTCTTTGCTGCTTAAAGGGGATGAATATCGAAACCGAGAAGAAATCCATCCGACTTATCTTTACGGATCCTAAAAGTCACATGAATGGGCGATACTCCTGCAATGGTTACAATACAAACTTAAATCAATCTGTAACAGTCTTTGGAGAACTACGTGTTTATAGTATGTGCTATTCCTTTTCGTTTAACTTGGTAGCTTGATATGATTTGCTAAATCCATTAACCAAGACCAATACTGACTAAATGGTTTCTTCATAGTTGATCTTTGGTATACTTTGTTATCGTGTTAGCATTGATACAAGTGTTATGTACGGTGTCTTATGTTTCAACAGAGGAATTAGAGTTTGTCAATATCAAAGAGAGACAAGCATTTGAAAGAGGCCAAGATGCTGAGGTGGTGTGTGAAGTGCAAGGTAACCCTGGACCGAAGGAGATTAAATGGTTGAAAGAGAAAAAGGGTTTGGATGGCACAAATTCAAGTGAGTTCAGAAGAAGTTGTGCTTAGCACTGTGATACCATAAATAATGTACTGTTTTGTGGGtgtttgtttgtgattttgaaatCCATCACGTCATTGCAACTTTTCACCATTCAGGTCGCATCTATGTAAATCCTGATGGGAATCTTGTCATAAGGAGAATAAAAAAGTCTGATGAGGGTGTCTATGTCTGCAGGGCCATCGAAGACTTTCAAACCCagcttataaaacaaaagtttactGTTGACGTTGAATGTAAGCATGTCTATCATTAGTTAATTGCGTGATGTCTTTTctataaacttttttatatagatgtatttattggttttattACACATATTTATACGCTTGTGGCAGATTTAGACAACGACAACGGCAACTATTTCAttatatttgttataaattcaaaattttactttttatgaaAGTTGCCCCGAAGAATCTTAAAGTAAAGGAAGCTGAAACATTGAACTTGGGAGACAGTACAAAGCTAAGCTGCCATGCAAATGCGGAACCCGATCCATCCTACACGTAAGCATGGCCAGTTTCTTTGTAGAAATTGCTCTAGATCTGTTTCGTCTTTTAATTTATGCTGGTTCTACAGTAGCTTAATTggctttaaaacaacattctTCGAACATTTTGTCAACTTTTTCACGTTGCAAACCATTGTTGCAGCTCACAATCTCATTTTccttgttttgaaataactcAACCTACGAtagaatattaaaaaaatcataaatctTTATTGCTCTTGTAAGTTTAAGGAagcttgttttttaattttacattcAATTCTTGGGAAACATGGctcataaaaatatatacactCAGTGTATGTTTGTGCACAGTGTGTAGTTTTAATGTCAAAGTGCGGGGTAAGCTTAATGATACTGCGTCACACCAACAACTGCAAAATTCAATGATCGTAGCGACACATTTTCAGCGATGTGCAATGCTTGGCCGACAGCCTGCaaagttaaatttgaaatttgtaagCAAACTGTTTGATACGTTTTTGCAGGTGGTACCGTGAAACAGTGGTCAATAGCACTAAGCAACAGACTGTGATCACTTTTGGTGTAGAAGATGGTGGCGCCAAGTTAGCGTTGGGTAAGGACTTGACTGTTTTATCAATTCTTGAAAAACTGCTGTTAACATTGAAACACTTTTTTGCAGTTAACGTCACATTAGCAGATGAGGGGAGATACGTATGCGAGGTGCGCAACAAGCGGGGGAATATTAATGGCACGACCGATGTCGTTGTCCAAGgtattaataaacatttgtatttAACCTCAAGTTATTTGtcagtttgattttttatttaaaattgaataaactttgaaatgaatattGGATATTCTTCCTTGAATTGGCGGAATAAGTTAAAATTCAGGTCTCCTGTTTAAACCATTTTGTCAAACTGATACCCAGCTGTGGGGAAAATATGTTTCTCTTTTAATACCtctttattttacattttatttgaaattgtaTGGAGGGTAGGAGAAATGGAATGTTCCTTGCCATGTGTGcatttaaccaaaataaaaccTGGTGCGTTTGCAACGTGTCTttatggctttatgaattatttaaaaagcTCAAGGCAAATGCAGAGTCTCATTGATTGGATGATTTCATCCTGTGCTTTACTTATCTTCAGACATGTGTTGTCATccttataatttttatttcagttaaatttttattggaataatttcataaaaacaaatttttttctttgagaAGTTTTTGAATTATTGTATTAGAATTGAAAACACAAGTTACACAAGAGCTTGCACGGTTCACTTCACATGTCATTCGACTGCATCAAGACCAATGgttgaaacatttttgtaaaaagaaaactttgctGAGCAGAAAGCAGCACTTTGAACATCTCTCGGCTTCAAGTTGTCTGTTTTGTCGCTTTCTAAGCATTTTATTGAAGTATTGATTTTCACCTTAATGAGATATTGATCACAAAGATCGGGCACATTTGCTTTTTAAACCAAACTTATACGCAGGCCTTGGTTAAGATGTAAACTTATTTTTTGGATGTTTTTGTgtcattttttttactttgggCGTGTGCCTTTTGTGAACACATTCTGCCTTTGACAAGTCCAAATCCCCTTGCCCCATATTACAGGAATATCAAATAAACAAGTTGTTTGTGATTTCATTCCATGAAAGTTCATTGATAGGGTTTTGAAGCAGCACAGAATTTCTTAAACTTGAGTTTATTGTAAATAGAGGTGCAGAGCTTGTTTTCTGTTGGCTCTTAGTGATATTCCCACAGGGCTAGAAGGAGGACAATTAAGATGAAGCATATCAAGTTAACAGTGTATGAGTAATGACCTCATTTAGGGCTTGGAAACTCAATTTCTTACGAAACGCTGATGTTATGCAAAACTCACTATATGCAGCCGGCTTCATTGGTTATGTTTTTgggcattttttttaaacggTTATTAAgatgctatttatttgcattggtATGACCTTTGTGATAAAGATTTCACTGCTCAGAAACATCTCTTGGGACCTGTGTAAGTGAACAGTGTCCAGCTGTCTCTGTAGGGTGTGGTTTACACAAAGACCCACTTCGTGTCAATGCTCTGACGTGTTAAGCTCAATTTCTCCAATATAACTTCACACAGTGACTTTTTTGTACTGACTCAGTTTCATGTCCACAAACACGGTCATATTTGTAAGttttagtaaaaatttatATGTTGTGTTGTGTAATAACCCACTTGATACGCTCTCACACCTCAACATGTCTCAATGCATTTAGTACCTCCAACCATTCTACATTCGAATGATGACAAGGTCAGCGTGGGCGGTGAGGCGACACTCTCCTGTGAAGCAAGCGGGAAACCAACACCAACGGTCCATTTCTACAAAAGCGGCGTATATGTGAACATGTCACTGGTAATCTTTTGCTGTCCTTACAAATTGTTAACTTCACCAAATTAGTTCAATAATGTCCCGATTTTAAGCAGAATTTTACAGGTTTCAGTATTTTGTTTGTCAATCACTCAGGTCACACAGAGTCCGGGCAGTGTAAGTGCTGAATATGACGAAGGTTATGCCAGACTAAGCTTCAATCATGCATCGATTGAAGACAGAGGACAGTATGAATGTGTAGCGACTAATGACGCTGGAACTGTGTCGGAAAACTTAAACCTGGATGTGCTGTGTAAGCAATCGCAATGTATTTCTAATGCTTTTTCTTCTATAAGCATGATTATTACAGTAAATGACGTTGGCGTAACAGCGGGAACCGCAACCCACAGTTAATATAAAACTACAAAAGATAGTTTAAGATGATTctatttgtcaaattattcGCAAAAAATCCATGCTTGCTGGAACTAAAACTTGAAGTGAACATTCAACGTATTTGAagtttcactttttatttcaGACGCCCCGCAAAATAAAACCCTTCCAACAGTGTCAAGATGCACTGGCCAGTCAGCCCAGATAGTTTGCAGTTTCGACGCCAACCCAGATCCAGACTTAGTTTGGGGGCAAATTGTGAATGAGGGGCAGCAGGAGTGGGAAACGATGTTTGGTGAATTTGTGTCCAAATCTTCTGCCCCTCCTTGCCCCGACTGCGTCAACGCATCATTCAAACCACTCCAACTTGATCAgaattttgttgtttccaCTAAGAACAGAATGTTGATTTTAGACGTAAGTTTCATTAAACACTGACATGTCGTCGCATTTAAGATTATTTAGTGCACTTGATAATAACCTGGAGTCTAACTCAAGAATaacaacacatttttcatCAATGTATGTATTGCTGCAGATTAAAAATGTCACAGCACAGTCATTCGGTGAGTATTACTGCAAGGCCAACAACAGCCAGGGTGAGAACATGGCATCGGCTGAGCTGGTGGAAGCCCAAAAGCCTGGCGTACCTCGAAAAGTTACGGTAAGTCATGCCAGTCAATCGTGGCCTCTTTTGGGTAATGCTATAACTTGTGCATTTTTTTTGACTCTTGAAACACGCAGTAAGTTTAACTGAAGCAGCGTTAGCATTGACAGATTAAAGCAGTTAATGAAATTGCCAAGTGCGTAGAATGACTAGCAAGCGAGCAAATATACAACTATGGTACTGTCCAGGTAACCGACTTGTCCACGACTACAGTGTTAGTCAACTTTTCCCCACCGAGTGACATCCCGGTGAGGATTATCTCGTACACcgtggaggtcgaggaggtgGGAGGTGGGGATTCCGTAATCACCAGGACAATTGATGCAggttatttttgaatttacttttgaaatttatttttaagcgTTTTTTATGGACTTCTTATTCAACTCGGTCTTTGGTCTGGAAAAGGAAGAAACAACGGGGCCTGTTATATGCCTGACACTGACTTCAACAATGCTACCTGATTGTTGTTTCAGATGAAATGATTGGAAGTAATCCTGGTGCAGTCATACAAGAGGAGTTCACTGACCTCAACCATGACACCAACTACTTTGTGAAAGTTCGTGCTGAAAATTGCCAGGGTCTTGGCGAACCAAACAAGCCCCAaccttttaaaactgaaagaatAGGTGCAGTTTAGCTGAATTTAGGAAGCTCTAAGtggttttctttaaaattgtGATTTGTATTTcttcttttgtttaaataatttggctaacaactatttttattgaaatccGGTCTCAATTAAGACTCCCCCGAAGCAGTGAAACCGAAGGACAATTCCCCATCCCACGATCGTTACACCGTTGAATGGGAACTCGGCGAGTCTGGCGGTGGCAACTTTCAGAAGATAGAAATATTATACAAGCCGGTGAGCCTTTACAAATGCTTTgcttttatcattttatttcattcctAAAGCAGTATTTAATGGTTATACTGCAACTCTAATTCTCGGAATTGATGAGTTTGATTTGTCGCGCTACTCTACCCATTAGCATGAGCATGAAATAAGACATGCTTTgctcaaaattgttttttaatctttttttggcattcattttattatcgcattattgttattaatgaaaatatgttttacacAGTTTAATGCCATGAATTCGAGTATGGGACCAATCATTATCATGAGCACTGATGATGAATTTTTGTCAAAGAAATATGATCTAAAAGGCAAGTGTTAAAGGTTGCAAgtcaaacataaaacaaacactagAGCCAAATCATTTTGTCATTATGTTTCCTAATATCTTTGATGTAGAGTTTGTTCggtttattaaacatttagaaTTCATATGATATCATGTAGTCCAATAATTAAGTTTGCAAATACATGTAGAAGTTACGCGTTTTTCATGAAGTACAAGAACTGTCTTCACTTTTATCATTGTTGTTAAAGATCTTACGCCTCAAACCAACTATGAGGTTAAGTTAGTGATTTACAATGAAGTCGGAACAGCCACAGCTGTCTATAACTTCACCACTGGTGCAGGTGGGTGGtggtttttcttttctttttgccaactttgaaatattttgttgtatcttatcaaagtttttctttctttttcaatCGCAATGCAGCTGTTTAACTAAAATGaatctttttttaaaactgttacATTTAGTTTGATGTTAAGATTTCCCTGAATTGAGTTTAGCTTTAAATGCCAAGAAAAATAAGTAAGCCTCATATCCAGCTTAAATGCTTAACACTACAGTGTGAGAGATAAGGAAGATAGTTGATAGGTATCGAGAGATTTGAAGCAGAAAATGTCCTTGGCTTAGATGGTCAGTTTGCTCATTTGGACAAAAAGCTGGATGACTCGAGCGCCGAGGAAAGTAAAAATGATCAGTTTGAGGAAAGTTACAGAAATGACAGAGTCACTGAGCCACAAGTCACAAAAAATTATCCAATCGGAGACCCTGCTTTCAGAACGGACTCAAAGAATGTCAGTAAAAGCAACTTATTTCCAGGTTTGTGTCATTTGCAAGGTAAAAAACATTCATACGCTGCAGGTTGTACAATATACATTGAGTTACCTTATTACGCAgcattgcagtaaaatatttaagaaaGATATAGTAATTAAAACACGAGTTATACAGTGAAAGCTCTATTGTGAAACTATTTTAATTCCAGATTTTAGATAAGTCAAAATGGCTTTACTGGTCGAAATAAAACGCCTGTTAAATGCAAGTTAGCTTGAATCTCTAATTTGAATGCAGGAAAAGAGCTTGTTGTTGGTTAATTGGTAAAAATTCTCTTATCATATCATGACCAAGTGCACATAGAGATACTTCTGTGCATGTGCCAAgacttttatttttagttggTTGTTTCACAGAGGGTTTATCAAACTTTTTGGTTCTGCGAccccattttagaaaagaaatttctgtgCGACCCCTTGAGAGGTAGCCTATATGTTAATGATGCTAAAACAATAAGCGTCCAATTATAAATATCAAGTAGTATTTTTGTCTctggcaaaatcatacaagTGCACACAGTCTAATGAAGTACAGTGACCGTAGCctacagtaataaaagaatctTGTAATGGAAGCAGtaaaacgaataaaaaattaacaaaaaacaattcaatttataaaaattaaatttctttcatGACTTCAAAATTACATTATGCGACCCCAAGCGGGTCGCaacccacagtttgagaagccctggttATCAGACTTTTTGCTGATCTTTGTATCAGCTATAGCTAAATTAAAGTGATTTAATGAGTCGCGTCAACTTCAACTTATCGAGCTTTCACTGTAGAAAGTTTTGCTGCAGAAAATGTGCTTGGTGGCCAGATGACTGGTTCGAAGGAAAAGCAAAATGACTCGAGTGCTGAGGAAAGTCAAAAAGATCAGTTTGAGGAAAGTTACAGAAATGCCAGGATCACTGAGCCACGAGTCACAAAGAATTATCCAATCAGAGACCCAGTTTTCAGAATATATCCAACCAATGTCTCGGCAAAGGTCTTTACCACAGGTTGGTGACATCTACAGGGAAAATCAGATTTTTTCAGGGAGTTCTCAGTACCATCAATTAGATATTTGTCATAAGTAGCTTAAATGTGGCATGCAGTACTAAGCTATTTTACATTCAGTGAGACAAGTTAGTGCAGTGATAAGGATGTAGTGTTTTTCGGTTAACATATAATCTTCATTTATAGCAAAGGGTTTTTCAAGCTTTAAATGCTTAGCATTGCTGTGTGAGAGATAAGAAAGATAGTCGGTAGATGTTAAAAGACTTGATGCAGGAAATGACTTTGGCTTAGACGGTGGTTTGACTCATTTCGACAAAAAGCCAGATGACTCGGGTGGTAAGGCGAGCCAAAAAGATCAGTTTGAGGATGGTTACAGAAATGACACAGTCACTGAGAAACAAGTCACAAAGAACTATCCAATCAGAGACCGTGGTTTCAGAATAAACTCGTTGAATTCCACTGAAAACATCTCATTGGCAGGTTTGTAACATTAacgaattaaaaaatttttcagaCCCAAATCAAGAATTTTTGAGTATCACCAGCAGGATATTTCTGACCgcaagtaaaataaatataagcaCAAGCGCACTTCTGCACATGGTTGACTTTTCTCACAGTTTAAAATTGACTAATGTGTGAATTTTACAATAACTTTCAATGGGATTTTTAGTTTTGTGGAGTGTAAATGCTTGTAAAActacagttttaaatttataactaaGCAGTTCGTACACAaggtttttaaagttttgacTTTGACCGCTACTTTTAATGACCAACTGCTAACTTTTTGCTTCAGTTGCCGAAGTATATGTTTTAGGAGACCTTAGGgaaaatttaagaaattgtTTCGATCCCCAAAAAAACCTTTAAGTGTACAATGCATACAAACATGTGGGaaacagaatttttttgttttaaagttccCACAAAGTCTCCTCAAGAGAAGAGTGGCGACGTTGGTCCTCGAAGTGGAGGAGTAGGCTTGGTTGCGATTATTATCATTGTTGTCGCCGTAGTTGTGCTCATCATCGTGGTCGGTGAGTGTCTCTTTTATGTGAGTTAAAGACATTTGATAATCTCAGTAAAACACTTGTCCATCGCCGTGGGTATTGTGATTATATCCACAGTACATGATGTCATTTACCATAAGACTCATCTCCAAATGCATTCTGTGGTCACAATGCTTCATAAGACTCATATAATATGCACAAACAATCTACCTGTCAGGGTGATAGGAAAATGATTCTCACTTGTCTTTTGGAAACACGTGGTGAAATATTTCCCAGAACTACCTTATTAGGCTTACCTATTCTAAGACAAAGCTTTCGTCAACTTTTTTATGCAGACCTCTCGCTGTGCATGCAACGTCACTACGGCGTCTCACACTTCATATATTCCCACACTTGTGCGCCCTCTAGTGCTGGTGAGGGCAATGCCAAGGAGCTCGAGGAAGGTTCCGCAGAGTTCAGGTGAGTTCATATTTCCAAATATTATTCATCCGACACTTAACCCAGCAAGTTTGCACCGATGAACTTTATTATAACTCTTCCACATCCATGAGTACTTTACTCCAATAGTTGACAATGCGTTGTTGCGTTTCTAATGATGGcaattatttgtttgtaaaccCGTCTGTTTTCTGTCTTGGCACAGAAAAGGCACATACAGGTGAAATCAGGTTTTGATTCGCCGTTCACTTTCTAATACATCCAAACACCATCATTACATTAATCATCACTGATCATTATATTtcgattatgacatcacttaTTAATATGTGTGACATCACAGAAAAGACAGTAAAGCAGAAGGAGTCACAAACGTTGTCATGAGCAACGAAAAACAACCTTTGGCTAATGATGCTGCGCCAATTGCAAATGGAGCCGAGTATGTTCCCTGCATGTCAGTTTTGATGTTGTCAGACGTTGGGTTTCCAAATTGTGTCGTAATAGTCCATGTTGTGTTAAGTGCTTTGTTAGACCTTGCTTAATCCGCTcatttgtttataaacaacTAATTGGCGAAACGTAACATATTGTGTATTTTGATAACAAAGTTGCAGTATTTAAAGTTAATTCTGTGTGAAAGAGGAAACTGCTTTCCTCATTGATTTTGGAGAACATATCCACGGTATTCGTAGTTTGTTGTGTTGAAGAGATAGAAGTAGAAACACATAATGGTGTTACGTTCTTAAAATGCTATTTAATTCGTGGAGAATCAGTTAACAATGTTATTAGTATCAGTTAATAATGTTATTAGCATCAGTTAAAAAGTTACTACACTAACTAGCAGAATGTTGTGGATTAGTGTTAATGATATCTCACCATCATTGGAATTTCATGAAAATAGAAATGAACACGGAATTGACAATGAGGAAACTCCATTAAATAAAGAAGAAAAGAACGAAACGAAAATTGAGCCCACCACTGTGGAACAACCTCCACAAGAGGGCGCCCAGTAC
Proteins encoded in this window:
- the LOC143445932 gene encoding neural cell adhesion molecule 2-like isoform X4 codes for the protein MNIETEKKSIRLIFTDPKSHMNGRYSCNGYNTNLNQSVTVFGELRVYKELEFVNIKERQAFERGQDAEVVCEVQGNPGPKEIKWLKEKKGLDGTNSSRIYVNPDGNLVIRRIKKSDEGVYVCRAIEDFQTQLIKQKFTVDVEFAPKNLKVKEAETLNLGDSTKLSCHANAEPDPSYTWYRETVVNSTKQQTVITFGVEDGGAKLALVNVTLADEGRYVCEVRNKRGNINGTTDVVVQVPPTILHSNDDKVSVGGEATLSCEASGKPTPTVHFYKSGVYVNMSLVTQSPGSVSAEYDEGYARLSFNHASIEDRGQYECVATNDAGTVSENLNLDVLYAPQNKTLPTVSRCTGQSAQIVCSFDANPDPDLVWGQIVNEGQQEWETMFGEFVSKSSAPPCPDCVNASFKPLQLDQNFVVSTKNRMLILDIKNVTAQSFGEYYCKANNSQGENMASAELVEAQKPGVPRKVTVTDLSTTTVLVNFSPPSDIPVRIISYTVEVEEVGGGDSVITRTIDADEMIGSNPGAVIQEEFTDLNHDTNYFVKVRAENCQGLGEPNKPQPFKTERIDSPEAVKPKDNSPSHDRYTVEWELGESGGGNFQKIEILYKPFNAMNSSMGPIIIMSTDDEFLSKKYDLKDLTPQTNYEVKLVIYNEVGTATAVYNFTTGADGQFAHLDKKLDDSSAEESKNDQFEESYRNDRVTEPQVTKNYPIGDPAFRTDSKNVSKSNLFPESFAAENVLGGQMTGSKEKQNDSSAEESQKDQFEESYRNARITEPRVTKNYPIRDPVFRIYPTNVSAKVFTTDGGLTHFDKKPDDSGGKASQKDQFEDGYRNDTVTEKQVTKNYPIRDRGFRINSLNSTENISLAVPTKSPQEKSGDVGPRSGGVGLVAIIIIVVAVVVLIIVVDLSLCMQRHYGVSHFIYSHTCAPSSAGEGNAKELEEGSAEFRKDSKAEGVTNVVMSNEKQPLANDAAPIANGAENEHGIDNEETPLNKEEKNETKIEPTTVEQPPQEGAQQKPLSPADVTMEVADEQTKELLP
- the LOC143445932 gene encoding neural cell adhesion molecule 2-like isoform X7, whose protein sequence is MTHIGLISLFALVASFLGNLTLAEDDLLELKVRPKLAVVDEKGTSFLTCSHANSITNVKWLDPDQNEITSDAKGMNIETEKKSIRLIFTDPKSHMNGRYSCNGYNTNLNQSVTVFGELRVYKELEFVNIKERQAFERGQDAEVVCEVQGNPGPKEIKWLKEKKGLDGTNSSRIYVNPDGNLVIRRIKKSDEGVYVCRAIEDFQTQLIKQKFTVDVEFAPKNLKVKEAETLNLGDSTKLSCHANAEPDPSYTWYRETVVNSTKQQTVITFGVEDGGAKLALVNVTLADEGRYVCEVRNKRGNINGTTDVVVQVPPTILHSNDDKVSVGGEATLSCEASGKPTPTVHFYKSGVYVNMSLVTQSPGSVSAEYDEGYARLSFNHASIEDRGQYECVATNDAGTVSENLNLDVLYAPQNKTLPTVSRCTGQSAQIVCSFDANPDPDLVWGQIVNEGQQEWETMFGEFVSKSSAPPCPDCVNASFKPLQLDQNFVVSTKNRMLILDIKNVTAQSFGEYYCKANNSQGENMASAELVEAQKPGVPRKVTVTDLSTTTVLVNFSPPSDIPVRIISYTVEVEEVGGGDSVITRTIDADEMIGSNPGAVIQEEFTDLNHDTNYFVKVRAENCQGLGEPNKPQPFKTERIDSPEAVKPKDNSPSHDRYTVEWELGESGGGNFQKIEILYKPFNAMNSSMGPIIIMSTDDEFLSKKYDLKDLTPQTNYEVKLVIYNEVGTATAVYNFTTGAVPTKSPQEKSGDVGPRSGGVGLVAIIIIVVAVVVLIIVVDLSLCMQRHYGVSHFIYSHTCAPSSAGEGNAKELEEGSAEFRKDSKAEGVTNVVMSNEKQPLANDAAPIANGAENEHGIDNEETPLNKEEKNETKIEPTTVEQPPQEGAQQKPLSPADVTMEVADEQTKELLP
- the LOC143445932 gene encoding neural cell adhesion molecule 2-like isoform X6; protein product: MTHIGLISLFALVASFLGNLTLAEDDLLELKVRPKLAVVDEKGTSFLTCSHANSITNVKWLDPDQNEITSDAKGMNIETEKKSIRLIFTDPKSHMNGRYSCNGYNTNLNQSVTVFGELRVYKELEFVNIKERQAFERGQDAEVVCEVQGNPGPKEIKWLKEKKGLDGTNSSRIYVNPDGNLVIRRIKKSDEGVYVCRAIEDFQTQLIKQKFTVDVEFAPKNLKVKEAETLNLGDSTKLSCHANAEPDPSYTWYRETVVNSTKQQTVITFGVEDGGAKLALVNVTLADEGRYVCEVRNKRGNINGTTDVVVQVPPTILHSNDDKVSVGGEATLSCEASGKPTPTVHFYKSGVYVNMSLVTQSPGSVSAEYDEGYARLSFNHASIEDRGQYECVATNDAGTVSENLNLDVLYAPQNKTLPTVSRCTGQSAQIVCSFDANPDPDLVWGQIVNEGQQEWETMFGEFVSKSSAPPCPDCVNASFKPLQLDQNFVVSTKNRMLILDIKNVTAQSFGEYYCKANNSQGENMASAELVEAQKPGVPRKVTVTDLSTTTVLVNFSPPSDIPVRIISYTVEVEEVGGGDSVITRTIDADEMIGSNPGAVIQEEFTDLNHDTNYFVKVRAENCQGLGEPNKPQPFKTERIDSPEAVKPKDNSPSHDRYTVEWELGESGGGNFQKIEILYKPFNAMNSSMGPIIIMSTDDEFLSKKYDLKDLTPQTNYEVKLVIYNEVGTATAVYNFTTGADPNQEFLSITSRIFLTAIPTKSPQEKSGDVGPRSGGVGLVAIIIIVVAVVVLIIVVDLSLCMQRHYGVSHFIYSHTCAPSSAGEGNAKELEEGSAEFRKDSKAEGVTNVVMSNEKQPLANDAAPIANGAENEHGIDNEETPLNKEEKNETKIEPTTVEQPPQEGAQQKPLSPADVTMEVADEQTKELLP